A single window of Streptomyces aquilus DNA harbors:
- a CDS encoding beta-ketoacyl-[acyl-carrier-protein] synthase family protein, with amino-acid sequence MSPTNRTVVVTGIGATTPLGGDAASTWEGLIAGKSGVKPLEQEWAADQAVRIAAPVAVEPTEVIPRPQARRLDRSAQFALIAAKEAWADAGFEAKAGEDPAVDPDRLGAVIASGIGGVTTLLDQYDVLKEKGVRRVSPHTVPMLMPNGPSANVGLLVGARAGVHTPVSACASGAEAIGYAIEMIRSGRADVVVAGGTEAAIHPLPIAAFGNMMAMSKNNENPQGASRPYDTARDGFVLGEGAGVIVLESAEHAAKRGARVYAEAVGQGISADGHDIVQPEPEGRGIAHALQNLLDNSDLDPAEIVHVNAHATSTPAGDVAELKALRKVFGDDTDHFAVSATKSMTGHLLGGAGGVESVAAILALYHRVAPPTINVENLDPEAEANADVVRGEARKLPVEGRIAALNDSFGFGGHNVVLAFRTV; translated from the coding sequence GAGTGGGCGGCCGACCAGGCCGTCCGCATCGCGGCGCCCGTCGCCGTGGAGCCGACCGAGGTCATCCCCCGGCCGCAGGCCCGCCGCCTCGACCGCTCGGCGCAGTTCGCGCTGATCGCGGCCAAGGAGGCGTGGGCGGACGCCGGGTTCGAGGCCAAGGCCGGCGAGGACCCCGCCGTCGACCCCGACCGTCTGGGGGCCGTCATCGCCTCCGGCATCGGTGGCGTCACGACGCTGCTCGACCAGTACGACGTGCTGAAGGAGAAGGGCGTCCGCCGCGTCTCCCCGCACACCGTCCCCATGCTCATGCCGAACGGCCCCTCGGCCAACGTCGGTCTGCTCGTCGGTGCCCGTGCCGGTGTGCACACCCCGGTGTCCGCCTGCGCCTCGGGCGCGGAGGCCATCGGCTACGCCATCGAGATGATCCGCTCCGGCCGCGCCGACGTCGTCGTCGCGGGTGGCACGGAGGCGGCGATCCACCCGCTGCCCATCGCCGCGTTCGGCAACATGATGGCGATGTCCAAGAACAACGAGAACCCGCAGGGCGCCTCGCGTCCCTACGACACCGCGCGCGACGGCTTCGTGCTCGGCGAGGGTGCCGGTGTCATCGTCCTGGAGTCCGCGGAGCACGCCGCCAAGCGCGGTGCCCGCGTGTACGCCGAGGCCGTGGGCCAGGGCATCTCCGCCGACGGTCACGACATCGTGCAGCCGGAGCCGGAGGGCCGGGGCATCGCCCACGCCCTTCAGAACCTGCTGGACAACAGCGACCTGGACCCGGCGGAGATCGTGCACGTCAACGCGCACGCCACCTCGACGCCGGCCGGTGACGTGGCCGAGCTGAAGGCGCTGCGCAAGGTGTTCGGCGACGACACCGACCACTTCGCGGTGTCCGCGACGAAGTCCATGACGGGCCACCTGCTGGGTGGTGCCGGTGGTGTGGAGTCCGTCGCCGCGATCCTCGCCCTGTACCACCGGGTCGCGCCGCCGACCATCAACGTCGAGAACCTCGACCCGGAGGCGGAGGCCAACGCCGACGTCGTCCGCGGTGAGGCGCGCAAGCTGCCCGTGGAGGGCCGTATCGCCGCGCTGAACGACTCGTTCGGCTTCGGCGGCCACAACGTGGTGCTGGCGTTCCGCACGGTCTGA